One Tenrec ecaudatus isolate mTenEca1 chromosome 12, mTenEca1.hap1, whole genome shotgun sequence DNA segment encodes these proteins:
- the UPK3B gene encoding uroplakin-3b: MGIPQRQLRPWLLLLVLSWLRPSRSLDLIPYTPQITAWNLEGKVTASTFSLEQPRCVLDGHAQATDTIWLVVAFSNASRDFQNPKTLAEIPAFPELLTSGHYMTLPLSPMQLPCTDPAGGGSSIPLLRVGNNARCLADRQLTYCNGPLPSPGPYRVKFLLMDARGAPRAETRWSDPIVLLRGRAPSSIDTWPGRRSGGMIVISSVLSSLAGLLLLAFLAASTMRFSSLWLPEELPTPEQLRIGSFIGKRYTTHHIPPSEATTLPVG; encoded by the exons ATGGGGATCCCCCAGAGGCAGCTGCGCCCCTGGCTACTGCTCCTGGTGTTGAGTTGGCTCCGGCCCAGCAGAAGCCTGG ACTTGATCCCCTACACGCCTCAGATAACAGCCTGGAACCTGGAAGGCAAGGTCACTGCCAGCACCTTCTCCCTGGAGCAGCCGCGCTGCGTCCTTGATGGGCACGCCCAGGCCACTGACACCATCTGGCTGGTGGTGGCTTTCAGCAATG CCTCCAGAGACTTCCAGAACCCCAAGACACTGGCTGAGATCCCTGCCTTCCCTGAGCTACTGACCAGTGGCCATTATATGACGCTGCCCCTGTCCCCGATGCAGCTACCCTGCACGGACCCTGCTGGTGGTGGTAGCAGCATCCCGCTCCTGCGGGTGGGCAACAATGCTCGCTGCCTTGCTGACCGCCAGCTGACCTACTGCAATggccccctgcccagccctgggcctTACAG GGTGAAGTTCCTCCTGATGGACGCCAGGGGCGCTCCCAGGGCCGAGACCAGGTGGTCAGACCCCATCGTTCTCCTCCGAG GGAGGGCCCCGAGCTCCATCGACACGTGGCCAGGGCGGCGAAGTGGGGGCATGATCGTCATCAGCTCCGTCCTCTCCTCTCTGGCGGGCCTCCTGCTCCTGGCCTTCCTGGCCGCCTCCACCATGCGTTT CTCCAGTCTCTGGTTGCCTGAGGAGCTGCCTACCCCCGAGCAGCTGAGGATCGGCTCCTTCATAGGGAAGCGCTACACGACCCACCACATCCCGCCCAGCGAAGCCACCACGCTGCCCGTAGGCTGA